The Thermodesulfobacteriota bacterium genome contains a region encoding:
- a CDS encoding glycosyltransferase family 39 protein, giving the protein MKNDRGYLILLLLISFPLSLYLFFRTYVISLDGAFQYIPLAKAFGTGTFREALRTTGQQPLYPFLMALASSLIPDMEIAGRLVASLMGLLLVFPLYFLGKQLFNQRVAFLSTLLLALHPSIRRFSADVLKESTYLFFLAMALWLTWRTLHREEKFSFLLIPLWSLPAYLVRPDGVEVLLVTFFYIFWAKPFSKPLDRWIALSFLSLSALVLSLPYLLSLKEITGEWTLSKTKSIFELFGLGGEGDRPPLLDRGLFALKKVNQEVVGVYHPLYLLLLLLGGLSRRSNLFRNGEGFLFFCFVLHYVILFLLALNITVWGNEGGIQAFHFSGRHVLPLLLFSIYWVGFGLEAFSKGLRRKVESNGRLSHLSPKTRGIFLWTTLLMLITAILLPKTLKPQRYERLPEKWAGIWIKEHLGRGKTLFTTIPRVAYYAEGGFEFLDLDRIKIEQAIGWMKERNGFYLVLREREAQKDPSGWDALREGFVELGRFGEESMEKVIVYRRNP; this is encoded by the coding sequence ATGAAAAACGACCGAGGCTATCTCATTCTCCTCCTCCTGATCTCTTTCCCTTTAAGTCTCTACCTTTTCTTTCGAACCTACGTCATCTCGTTGGACGGGGCCTTTCAGTACATCCCTCTGGCCAAAGCCTTTGGCACGGGAACCTTTCGTGAGGCCTTGAGAACAACGGGACAACAACCGCTCTACCCTTTTCTCATGGCCCTCGCCTCGTCGTTAATCCCGGATATGGAAATCGCAGGAAGGTTGGTGGCCTCGCTCATGGGCCTCCTCCTGGTCTTCCCCCTCTATTTCCTGGGCAAGCAATTGTTCAATCAGAGGGTGGCTTTCCTCTCGACCCTGCTTTTGGCCCTTCATCCCTCTATCCGGAGATTCTCTGCGGATGTTCTCAAAGAATCCACCTATCTGTTCTTCCTCGCCATGGCTCTCTGGTTGACCTGGAGAACCCTCCACAGGGAAGAAAAATTCTCTTTTTTGCTCATTCCGCTTTGGTCTCTTCCGGCCTATCTCGTCAGGCCTGATGGAGTGGAAGTCTTGCTCGTCACCTTTTTTTATATTTTTTGGGCGAAGCCTTTTTCGAAACCGTTGGACCGATGGATCGCCCTCTCCTTTTTGAGCTTATCGGCCCTTGTCCTCTCCCTCCCTTACCTCCTTTCCCTAAAGGAGATCACGGGAGAATGGACCCTAAGTAAGACCAAATCCATCTTCGAATTATTCGGTCTGGGAGGGGAGGGGGATCGCCCCCCCCTATTGGACAGAGGGCTGTTCGCCTTAAAAAAGGTGAACCAGGAGGTGGTGGGAGTTTATCACCCCCTCTATCTTCTCCTTCTGCTCTTGGGGGGGCTTTCGAGGAGATCCAACCTTTTTAGGAATGGGGAAGGCTTTCTGTTTTTCTGTTTTGTGCTCCATTATGTGATTCTCTTTCTTCTCGCTCTTAACATTACGGTATGGGGAAACGAAGGGGGGATCCAGGCTTTCCACTTTAGTGGACGGCATGTCCTCCCGTTACTTCTCTTTTCAATCTATTGGGTGGGCTTCGGTTTGGAGGCCTTTTCCAAGGGGTTGAGGCGTAAAGTCGAATCGAACGGGCGGCTCTCCCACTTAAGCCCCAAAACGAGAGGGATCTTCCTCTGGACAACTCTACTGATGCTCATCACAGCGATCCTCCTTCCCAAGACCCTTAAACCTCAGCGTTACGAGCGGCTGCCAGAGAAGTGGGCGGGGATATGGATAAAGGAACATCTGGGGAGGGGGAAAACCTTGTTTACAACGATCCCGAGGGTGGCCTACTATGCCGAAGGGGGATTTGAGTTTCTCGATTTGGATAGGATAAAGATTGAACAAGCCATCGGTTGGATGAAAGAACGGAATGGCTTCTATCTGGTCCTTCGAGAGCGAGAGGCCCAGAAGGACCCTTCTGGGTGGGATGCCCTCCGTGAGGGATTTGTCGAATTGGGGCGATTCGGGGAAGAATCCATGGAAAAGGTGATCGTTTACAGGAGGAATCCTTAA